The nucleotide window CTTCTTTCAGGTTCAAATGCTGTAGGGCTTCGTGCTCGGTTGCGTCGGCGATGATTGCTTCGTACAGGTCGTCTTTGATTTCTTCGACGTTTTCGCGCGAAAGGTCGACGCCTGTCACACGGCAGCCGTTTTTCTTCAGCCGCTTGGCCAATGCGCTCCCAAACGAGCCGAGCCCCAGGATATAAAAGTGTTTAACGGGTGGCATGGCGTGCTTATCCTATGAGCGGTTCTTCTTTGGGATATTCAACTGGCGTTTGGCGTTGGGTGCGGGAAAGGGCCACAAAGACCGAAATCGGGCCCAACCGGCCTAGGAACATCAGCATAATGATGATGATTTTACCTGCCGTGGAAAGCGAGGCAGTGAAGCCTGTCGAAAGGCCTACCGTTCCCAAAGCCGAAACCACCTCGAAGGCGGCGTCGAGGAACAGGCCTTGGCTTTTCGGGTGCGGAACGCTCGATTGCTCGAAGACCAGCAACGCGGTCAGGGCAGCTATGGCGATCACCGTGAACAGCAGGGCCGTGGCGGTAGCTTGTTGCGTGACAATCTCGGGGATGGTTCGGCGGGCGAAGTTGACACGGGTCATGCCGTGGAAGGTTTTCCAGGCGTGAACGGCCATTACCATCACGGTCGAAACCTTAAAACCGCCCCCGGTCGAACAGGGCCCGGCTCCGATAAGCATCAACAGCATCGAGATGAAAAGAGTCGCGTTGGTCAGCGAAGACAACTCGATCGTGTTAAAGCCCGCCGTCCGGCAGGTGACGGAATGAAAGCCGGAAACCAACAGCTTCTTCCAGAGCGGCATCTCGGCAAGCACGCCGTCCCATTCCAGCATCAGGGTCCCGACGAAGCCGCCCAGCAAAAGGCATGTCGTTCCGATCAGCATGAACTTAGAGTGAATGTGTAAGCTTGCCCATCCTTCGAGCAACCCTTTCCGCCAGTTTTTGTTCAAGTCGAGCATCACGGGAAAGCCGATTCCGCCAACGATGATCAGGGCCGCGATCGTCAGGTTGACGACAATGTCGCCCTGAAAGCCAACCAGGCTGTCGTTATGCAGGGCGAAGCCAGCGTTGCAGAACGCCGAGATCGAATGGAATAACGCGTGCCAGGCCGATTCAACGAAGCTGTCGTAGAGATAGAGGTTGCGTACCAGCAGAATCAAAAAGCCAGCACCTTCGCTTAGTACCGTGACTAGCAGAACGTGCCGCAAAATCCATTTCAGGTCGGCGTCATCGCTGGCCCCGAGGGTCTCGGTTAAGATCGCACGGGCTCGGAGACTTGGTTTATTGCCCAGATTGAACAACGTGTAGGTGGTGATCGTCATGATGCCGATTCCACCAATCTGAATCAGAATCAGGATGATCAATTGGCCGATAAAGCTGAAGTCGTCCGGCGTCGAGCGAACCGCCAAGCCTGTCACACAACTGGCACTCGTCGCCGTGAAACAGGCATCCAGGCGCGAAATGGCTTCCGCCCCTTCGCCTCGGCTGAACGGAAGCGTCAGCAGAACGGTTCCAATCAAGATAAGAGCCAGGTACCAAACGACCAGGTTACGGGCCGGATACTTGACGATCGAGCCAGTCAATTGTGGCATAGCGGCAATGCCCAGTAGAGGCGAATCTTCGTGACGCAGAGCTTTGGGGCGATCACTTTATCAGGCACCAGTCCGTTGCCGTCAACGGGGAACGGTCGACTAACGCGAGGACGCTTGCTCCGGGTTAGAGATCCACTCATCTCGCATTGTCGTTGGAATCGCCAACTTTAACATGGCCGGGCTGAACAAGATTGCGGAGTAGAAAATGGTGCCCATAAACATGTTACGGAAGAATGGGATCGCCATTATATAGCACTGAACGAAGCCGTTGAGGTCTTTGCTGTACTCGGGCAGGGTGATCCAACTGAAGAAGTTCGTCACCACGAAATAACCGACACTAGCGATCATGCCCATGGTGACTGCTCCGGCCCAGGTTCCCCCTTCACGCATCAGGTATCCCAGTACCACTACGCCCAAGATGCAGCAGTACATCACTGGCAGGCTCGGATAGAACGCCCAATTAAAGTGGCCGCTGATGGCCCAGATGCCTAAGTCACTAAGCAGCATCGAAGCCAGCACGACCCCGCAAGCCGCCCAGCGATTGCCAAGCATCGCTCCAGCAAACAGGCAGACCGCCAAGTAGGGGGTAAACGACCAGAGATAGCTTTGCGAATACCACTCGGCTTGAACTCCGGCGGCAGTCAGTAAGTAGGGGAGTAGCTTCACCCCCACCGCAAATGCCAAGCATAAACCAACGATCGTCCAGATACGTGGCGAGTGAATTCGGTTGGTCGAAGTTTGGGTTGCGTCGGACATGCTATTACTTTGTGGCATCCACGTGTGGGGTTAATTATCTATTCAAGTATCGCCCCGAAGCATCCTAAACGTCAACCGCGTCACCTGTTCAATTAAAAAGCGGCCTAAAATGTAAGACTTTAGGCCGCTTAATTGGCAAATTTAACCGTTTCAGCCCACCCGTTTAGCGGATGCGGTAGACCTTCCCTCGAAGCTTGATTACCAATGTTTCTTGGTCATTTTGCTGCGAGAGAACCGCGTTTTCAGCCTTGTTGTTGTGGGCGACCAGGTCGAAATAGGCGTCACTAAAACGTTTCACATCGACGTAGTTTGGCTGCGGCTTCTTGGCTTCCGCGACCGCTTCTTCATCGATCCAGGTCTTATCGCGATAGTACAACGTGCGGTTGCCCACAATTCGCACTGTGTCAACAACGTGGACTTCGTCGGTCTCGGTATCGGCGACCGTTACCCCATTGGCCGCTTCGGCTCCGTTGCCTCCACCACCAAAGCCACCTCCTCCGAAACCGCCTCCTCCAAAGCCGCCACCCCCAAAACCACCCATGCCACCACTGCGTCCCCGGTTTCTGCGACTAGAAGAAGTGGCGATACGACCAGGGGCGGGCTGCGCTTGGGGGAGGTTTTGAGCATTTTGATAACGGGATTTGGCGTCACGCTGCGAGAACGCCGAACGCCCTGAGGTTTCGCCCAATTTCCTGGCTAGTTCCCGCGATTGCTCGGCGCTCATTTGTCCGCCAAATCGATTGGCCGCCAACGAGTCCAAAGATTGATTTTCGTCGGCCAGGAACGATGTGTAGGGCGTCAAAATCCCGTGATCAGTCGACAGGCGAACCAGCTCTTCGATGAGTTCGTCGTTCTTGCCGTGCAGGTCCATTTCGTCGATGATTTCGCCAATGCGGCGAATAGCCCACAGTTTCTCAACGAATGCGTTCGATTGGTCGTCGCTCTTGTGGACAAACTCCGCAGGAAAATCGAACCTCTCGGTTTCGCCGTTTACCTTGCCGCTGACGATGATCTTGGCGTCTCCCCAGG belongs to Bremerella cremea and includes:
- a CDS encoding TrkH family potassium uptake protein, with the translated sequence MPQLTGSIVKYPARNLVVWYLALILIGTVLLTLPFSRGEGAEAISRLDACFTATSASCVTGLAVRSTPDDFSFIGQLIILILIQIGGIGIMTITTYTLFNLGNKPSLRARAILTETLGASDDADLKWILRHVLLVTVLSEGAGFLILLVRNLYLYDSFVESAWHALFHSISAFCNAGFALHNDSLVGFQGDIVVNLTIAALIIVGGIGFPVMLDLNKNWRKGLLEGWASLHIHSKFMLIGTTCLLLGGFVGTLMLEWDGVLAEMPLWKKLLVSGFHSVTCRTAGFNTIELSSLTNATLFISMLLMLIGAGPCSTGGGFKVSTVMVMAVHAWKTFHGMTRVNFARRTIPEIVTQQATATALLFTVIAIAALTALLVFEQSSVPHPKSQGLFLDAAFEVVSALGTVGLSTGFTASLSTAGKIIIIMLMFLGRLGPISVFVALSRTQRQTPVEYPKEEPLIG
- a CDS encoding DUF6580 family putative transport protein, giving the protein MSDATQTSTNRIHSPRIWTIVGLCLAFAVGVKLLPYLLTAAGVQAEWYSQSYLWSFTPYLAVCLFAGAMLGNRWAACGVVLASMLLSDLGIWAISGHFNWAFYPSLPVMYCCILGVVVLGYLMREGGTWAGAVTMGMIASVGYFVVTNFFSWITLPEYSKDLNGFVQCYIMAIPFFRNMFMGTIFYSAILFSPAMLKLAIPTTMRDEWISNPEQASSR